A DNA window from Streptomyces bacillaris contains the following coding sequences:
- a CDS encoding DUF1684 domain-containing protein — translation MSTDAEQHQQTGGPDEAAQEWQRWHEERVLAVAAPYGPLALTGTHWLSDYPEGRIPAVLGQWREDGDAVVLTATAGDGIVVDGKPLTGEVRLGADSGPADDARVALGDRRLVVIRREGLWAVRDFDPDAPARHAFSTVDATPYDPAWVVPGTFRPYAEERDVRVANADGAERGLGLGGELAFTVAGDEHTLQVTVEEDGSLWAVFADATSGNGSYRFRFLRPGTPAGDGSLSVDFNRALLPPCAFADHFLCPFPPPGNTLTVPVAAGERNRLDA, via the coding sequence ATGAGCACGGACGCAGAGCAGCACCAGCAGACCGGGGGACCGGACGAGGCGGCCCAGGAGTGGCAGCGGTGGCACGAGGAGCGCGTCCTCGCGGTCGCGGCCCCCTACGGCCCGCTCGCCCTGACCGGAACCCACTGGCTCTCCGACTACCCGGAAGGGCGAATTCCGGCCGTCCTGGGGCAGTGGCGCGAGGACGGTGACGCGGTGGTGCTGACCGCCACCGCCGGGGACGGCATCGTTGTCGACGGCAAGCCGCTGACCGGCGAGGTCCGGCTCGGCGCGGACAGCGGCCCCGCCGACGACGCCCGGGTGGCGCTCGGGGACCGGCGGCTGGTGGTGATCCGCCGCGAAGGGCTCTGGGCGGTACGGGACTTCGACCCGGACGCACCCGCGCGGCACGCCTTCTCGACCGTCGACGCCACCCCGTACGACCCGGCCTGGGTGGTGCCGGGGACCTTCCGGCCGTACGCCGAGGAGCGGGACGTCCGGGTGGCGAACGCGGACGGGGCCGAGCGGGGGCTCGGGCTCGGCGGGGAGCTCGCCTTCACGGTGGCCGGGGACGAGCACACGCTCCAGGTCACGGTCGAGGAGGACGGTTCGCTCTGGGCCGTCTTCGCCGACGCCACCAGCGGGAACGGCAGCTACCGCTTCCGCTTCCTGCGCCCCGGGACGCCCGCCGGGGACGGCAGCCTGAGCGTCGACTTCAACCGCGCGCTGCTGCCGCCGTGCGCCTTCGCGGACCACTTCCTCTGCCCCTTCCCGCCCCCGGGCAACACTCTCACCGTGCCGGTCGCGGCGGGGGAGCGGAACCGCCTGGACGCCTGA
- a CDS encoding S1 family peptidase codes for MRIKRTNPRRNHGRRVRTTAVLAGLAAVAAFTVPTASAEPTGTFSANQLASASDAVLGADIAGTAWNIDPKTNRLLVTVDSTVTQAEIAQIKKAAGANASALTIERTPGTFSKLISGGDAIYSATGRCSLGFNVRSGSTYYFLTAGHCTNGTGTWYANSARTTVLGTTSGSSFPNNDYGIVRYTNTTIPKDGSVGGQDITSAANATVGMAVTRRGSTTGTRSGSVTGLNATVNYGGGDVVYGMIRTNVCAEPGDSGGPLYSGTRAIGLTSGGSGNCSSGGTTFFQPVVEALNAYGVSVY; via the coding sequence GTGAGGATCAAGCGCACCAACCCCCGCCGCAACCACGGAAGACGCGTCCGTACCACGGCCGTCCTCGCCGGGCTCGCCGCCGTCGCGGCGTTCACCGTCCCCACCGCCAGTGCCGAACCCACCGGCACGTTCAGCGCCAACCAGCTGGCCTCCGCGAGCGACGCCGTCCTCGGCGCCGACATCGCGGGCACCGCCTGGAACATCGACCCGAAGACCAACCGCCTCCTGGTCACCGTGGACAGCACGGTCACCCAGGCGGAGATCGCGCAGATCAAGAAGGCCGCGGGAGCCAACGCCTCCGCCCTCACCATCGAGCGCACGCCCGGCACGTTCAGCAAGCTGATCTCCGGCGGCGACGCGATCTACTCCGCCACCGGACGCTGCTCGCTGGGCTTCAACGTCCGCAGCGGCTCCACCTACTACTTCCTGACCGCCGGTCACTGCACCAACGGCACGGGCACCTGGTACGCCAACTCCGCCCGCACCACCGTGCTCGGCACGACCTCCGGGTCCAGCTTCCCGAACAACGACTACGGCATCGTGCGCTACACCAACACCACGATTCCCAAGGACGGTTCGGTCGGCGGCCAGGACATCACCAGCGCCGCCAACGCCACCGTCGGGATGGCCGTCACCCGCCGCGGCTCCACCACCGGCACCCGCAGCGGCTCGGTGACCGGCCTCAACGCCACGGTCAACTACGGCGGCGGCGACGTCGTGTACGGCATGATCCGCACCAACGTCTGCGCCGAGCCCGGCGACTCCGGCGGCCCGCTCTACTCCGGCACCCGGGCGATCGGCCTCACCTCCGGCGGCAGCGGCAACTGCTCCTCCGGCGGCACGACCTTCTTCCAGCCGGTCGTGGAAGCCCTGAACGCGTACGGCGTCAGCGTGTACTGA
- a CDS encoding DUF4231 domain-containing protein, with protein MTAIPGPLQSMVFRNADLPALFHRTDAIAVSRQREAVNTTRAQLALLVAGAVPAALPWHAEDGLTVQLLYGAAVLAYLGVLFTTYLASRRKAKSHWQLNRSAAEFIKSLCWRYAVHGSPFDTSARHPEALFASRLEEGLQELRKVGWTDPRETMTEKDGAVITESMRELRDKAFTVRKETYVRDRLIEQRRWYRRRRLVSRRGALVWSGAIVALTLPALVLSVLQTFGVGRSLGLTGVLSAAGAACLAWNELRRHHPLISAHSLVEDDLESMQAAMETTLTERQWPVAVFETERIVSPEHTDWLVRHRT; from the coding sequence ATGACGGCGATTCCCGGACCTCTTCAGAGCATGGTCTTCAGGAACGCCGACCTGCCCGCTCTCTTCCACCGTACGGACGCCATCGCCGTCTCCCGCCAGCGGGAGGCCGTGAACACCACCCGGGCCCAGCTGGCGCTGCTCGTGGCGGGCGCGGTGCCCGCGGCGCTCCCCTGGCACGCCGAGGACGGGCTGACCGTCCAGCTCCTCTACGGCGCGGCTGTGTTGGCGTATCTGGGTGTCCTGTTCACGACCTACCTCGCCTCCCGCCGCAAAGCAAAGTCGCACTGGCAACTCAACCGCTCCGCGGCGGAGTTCATCAAGTCCCTCTGCTGGCGGTACGCGGTCCACGGCTCCCCCTTCGACACCTCGGCCCGGCACCCCGAAGCGCTCTTCGCCAGCCGGCTGGAGGAGGGGCTCCAGGAACTGCGGAAGGTGGGCTGGACCGATCCCCGGGAGACGATGACGGAGAAGGACGGCGCGGTCATCACGGAATCCATGCGGGAGTTGCGGGACAAGGCCTTCACCGTCCGCAAGGAGACCTATGTGCGGGACCGGCTGATCGAGCAGCGGCGGTGGTACCGCAGACGGCGGCTGGTCTCCCGGCGCGGTGCGCTCGTCTGGTCCGGGGCGATCGTGGCGCTGACCCTGCCGGCGCTGGTGCTGAGCGTGCTGCAGACCTTCGGGGTGGGGCGCTCGCTCGGACTGACCGGGGTGCTGTCGGCGGCCGGCGCGGCCTGTCTCGCCTGGAACGAGCTGCGCCGCCACCATCCGCTGATCTCCGCGCACTCCCTGGTGGAGGACGACCTGGAGTCGATGCAGGCCGCGATGGAGACCACGCTCACCGAGCGGCAGTGGCCGGTGGCGGTCTTCGAGACCGAGCGGATCGTCTCGCCCGAGCACACGGACTGGCTGGTCCGGCACCGTACATGA
- the fxsA gene encoding FxSxx-COOH cyclophane-containing RiPP peptide, whose translation MKTYESSPIFADAKKSRVPLAKIDLSGGQAARKLARVVPAADGRLPRISTFNSAL comes from the coding sequence GTGAAGACCTACGAATCATCCCCCATCTTCGCTGATGCGAAGAAGAGCCGTGTGCCGCTCGCCAAGATCGATCTCTCCGGTGGCCAGGCCGCCCGGAAGCTTGCGCGCGTGGTTCCCGCGGCCGACGGTCGCCTTCCCCGCATTTCCACTTTCAACTCCGCTCTCTGA
- the fxsBH gene encoding radical SAM/SPASM protein FxsBH, inactivated beta-hydroxylase extension form, with translation MTGPAVPFREIVLKVHSRCDLACDHCYVYEHADQSWRTRPKTISDHVVSRTARRLAEHARTHALPSVTVILHGGEPLLAGPARLRLVCEEFTSALAGIAELDLRIHTNGLQLSPRYLDLFDEFDVKVGISLDGDRAANDRHRRYADGRSSHARVLKAVDLLRQERYRHLDLGLLCTVDIANDPVAVLDALTELRPPLIDFLLPHATWAEPPPRPDGSPTAYAAWLLTVFDRWQEQGRPVPVRLFSSVLSTLDGGPSLTESLGLAPTDLVVVETDGQLEQVDSLKSAYEGAAATGFDVFTHSFDEVAAHPGVRARQLGLAGVSATCRRCPVVRSCGGGLYTHRYSPAGGFDNPSVYCADLAALIRGIEERTAAACESPAVRDPGELLAAQQDLTRTLLAHLHDSLDGAGGETWAEAWALAAEVESAPAGQAALDLVLAHPYTRTWLLDTLEAVRAGRPVDGPPVERLAASVAAAAVRARLDLAVPVVHRDGRLFLPTLGEVRIGGAGETGTALVRAEGEGFAVRAGAAVLHIAREAGEGAHWRPVRALGAGGGSVHAPEATADGPGPVPGQAPSPEPAPGHVQSPEPLRGPGPEPGDVRGPEPVHVLLDDLDPYRSCFDAPTAHRLDGPGAEAWSASLAAAWALLAEAVPDQAAEAAAVLTALTPLTGGAPVQAGRHGYGALGIVAGSDARTLATALLRGFRRAKLRALCEVTDLYASDGSWDHRLPWQEERGEAVPFSRLLSETYERVGLALFAPEFLAGVPQALDLIEEAAETTVDGKQLLAVMRKEINGTDGTSGKNGCKTGTEWTAVR, from the coding sequence ATGACAGGACCCGCGGTCCCGTTCCGCGAAATCGTTCTGAAGGTTCACAGCAGGTGCGATCTGGCCTGCGACCATTGTTATGTCTACGAACATGCTGATCAGAGCTGGCGAACCCGGCCGAAGACAATCTCTGACCATGTTGTTTCCCGGACGGCTCGACGCCTGGCCGAACACGCCAGGACCCACGCCCTGCCCTCCGTGACAGTGATCCTGCACGGAGGGGAGCCCCTGCTCGCCGGACCGGCCCGACTGCGCCTGGTCTGCGAGGAGTTCACCTCGGCCCTGGCGGGCATCGCCGAACTGGATCTGCGGATCCACACCAACGGCCTCCAGCTCAGCCCCCGTTACCTCGACCTGTTCGACGAGTTCGACGTCAAGGTGGGCATCTCCCTCGACGGCGACCGCGCCGCCAACGACCGCCACCGCCGCTACGCCGACGGCCGCAGCAGCCACGCCCGGGTCCTCAAGGCCGTGGACCTGCTCCGCCAGGAGCGCTACCGCCACCTCGACCTCGGCCTCCTCTGCACGGTCGACATCGCCAACGACCCGGTCGCGGTCCTCGACGCGCTCACCGAACTCCGGCCGCCCCTCATCGACTTCCTCCTGCCGCACGCCACCTGGGCCGAGCCGCCACCGCGCCCGGACGGATCGCCCACCGCCTACGCCGCGTGGCTGCTCACCGTCTTCGACCGCTGGCAGGAACAGGGGCGGCCGGTGCCGGTCCGCCTCTTCTCCTCGGTCCTCTCCACCCTCGACGGCGGCCCCAGCCTCACCGAATCCCTCGGACTCGCCCCCACGGACCTGGTCGTCGTCGAGACCGACGGCCAGCTGGAGCAGGTCGACTCCCTCAAGAGCGCCTACGAAGGGGCCGCCGCCACCGGCTTCGACGTCTTCACCCACAGCTTCGACGAGGTCGCCGCGCACCCCGGGGTCCGAGCGCGCCAGCTCGGCCTGGCCGGGGTCAGCGCGACCTGCCGCCGCTGCCCCGTCGTACGCTCGTGCGGCGGCGGGCTCTACACCCACCGCTACAGCCCGGCAGGCGGCTTCGACAACCCCTCCGTCTACTGCGCCGACCTGGCCGCGCTGATCCGGGGCATCGAGGAGCGCACGGCCGCCGCCTGCGAGTCGCCCGCCGTCCGAGACCCGGGCGAACTGCTCGCCGCCCAGCAGGATCTGACCCGCACTCTGCTCGCCCACCTCCACGACAGCCTCGACGGCGCGGGCGGGGAGACCTGGGCGGAGGCGTGGGCGCTGGCCGCCGAGGTGGAGAGCGCCCCGGCCGGCCAGGCGGCGCTCGACCTGGTCCTCGCCCACCCCTACACCCGGACCTGGCTGCTCGACACCCTGGAGGCGGTACGGGCCGGCCGGCCGGTGGACGGCCCCCCGGTGGAGCGGCTGGCCGCGTCGGTGGCCGCCGCCGCCGTGCGCGCCCGTCTCGACCTGGCCGTCCCGGTGGTCCACCGCGACGGCCGCCTCTTCCTGCCGACCCTGGGGGAGGTCCGGATCGGCGGGGCGGGGGAGACGGGGACGGCGCTGGTGCGGGCGGAGGGCGAGGGCTTCGCCGTACGCGCCGGAGCGGCCGTGCTGCACATCGCGCGCGAAGCCGGAGAGGGCGCGCACTGGCGGCCCGTACGCGCGCTGGGGGCGGGCGGCGGGTCCGTACACGCTCCGGAGGCGACGGCCGACGGCCCCGGACCCGTACCCGGCCAGGCACCGAGCCCCGAACCCGCACCCGGTCACGTACAGAGCCCCGAACCCCTGCGCGGCCCCGGCCCCGAACCCGGTGACGTACGCGGCCCCGAACCCGTACACGTACTGCTCGACGATCTCGATCCGTACCGCTCCTGCTTCGACGCGCCCACCGCCCACCGGCTGGACGGGCCCGGCGCCGAGGCCTGGTCCGCCTCGCTCGCGGCGGCCTGGGCGCTGCTGGCGGAGGCCGTGCCGGACCAGGCGGCGGAGGCGGCCGCCGTCCTCACCGCCCTCACCCCGCTCACCGGAGGCGCCCCGGTCCAGGCCGGGCGCCATGGGTACGGGGCGCTCGGGATCGTGGCCGGGAGCGATGCCCGCACCCTCGCGACCGCCCTGCTGCGCGGGTTCCGGCGGGCGAAGCTGCGGGCGCTGTGCGAGGTCACGGATCTGTACGCGTCGGACGGTTCCTGGGATCATCGGTTGCCCTGGCAGGAGGAGCGGGGGGAGGCCGTTCCGTTCTCCCGGCTGCTGTCGGAGACCTATGAGCGGGTCGGGCTCGCCCTCTTCGCCCCGGAGTTCCTCGCCGGGGTTCCGCAAGCGCTCGACCTGATCGAAGAGGCGGCCGAGACGACCGTCGACGGAAAACAATTGCTCGCCGTGATGCGCAAAGAGATCAACGGAACAGACGGGACATCAGGGAAGAACGGTTGCAAGACCGGTACGGAGTGGACGGCAGTGCGGTGA
- the fsxC gene encoding FxsC protein translates to MRVLTQDGGRVHASTQQRAADHRPYFFLSYAHTPGVASGTDPDMWVERLFRDLCGHVMAMTDLPAGASAGFMDREIRSGEGWSERLGEVLATCRVFVPLFSPRYFASEMCGKEWHAFEQRAIHHRARSNQPAEAIVPALWVPVPPSQLPGSAERLQFNHRDFGERYVTDGLYGLIKLRLFAQEYERAVYELAKRIVRVADTVRIDTGRPVDYRLAPSAFGSPSSGIGAPRPMRITIAAPTRHDLPDGRDSQYYGDHPQDWNPYHPAAARPLAYVAEELVRSLNYQAQITSFDEESGRPEGKAPPSTPEILLVDRWALQDEDRRRRLAAFDAEDRPWVTMVVPWSREDHQSRAAETELTQKLEATMPAKMRHGRAFCRAAARGVPTMEAFGQILPQVVEVAAQQYLRHATAYPPGPGGGGHGERTRLTGPMGHTSFTPDPHDPATEAEDL, encoded by the coding sequence ATGCGAGTGCTCACACAGGACGGGGGTCGTGTGCACGCATCGACGCAGCAGCGAGCGGCGGACCATCGGCCGTACTTCTTTCTGAGCTACGCGCACACGCCGGGGGTCGCCAGCGGAACGGACCCCGATATGTGGGTCGAACGGCTTTTCCGCGATCTCTGCGGCCATGTGATGGCCATGACCGATCTCCCCGCCGGGGCCTCCGCCGGCTTCATGGACCGCGAGATACGCTCCGGCGAGGGTTGGTCGGAACGGCTCGGTGAAGTCCTCGCCACCTGCCGGGTCTTCGTCCCGCTCTTCTCCCCGCGCTACTTCGCCAGCGAGATGTGCGGCAAGGAGTGGCACGCCTTCGAGCAGCGCGCGATCCACCACCGGGCCCGCTCCAACCAGCCCGCCGAAGCGATCGTCCCGGCCCTGTGGGTGCCGGTCCCGCCCAGCCAACTCCCGGGCTCCGCCGAGCGGTTACAGTTCAACCACCGCGACTTCGGGGAACGGTACGTCACCGACGGCCTCTACGGTCTGATCAAACTCAGGCTCTTCGCCCAGGAGTACGAACGGGCCGTCTACGAACTGGCCAAACGCATCGTCCGCGTCGCCGACACCGTCCGCATCGATACCGGCAGGCCCGTCGACTACCGCCTCGCCCCCAGCGCCTTCGGCTCCCCGAGCAGCGGGATCGGCGCCCCCCGCCCGATGCGGATCACCATCGCCGCTCCCACCCGCCACGACCTGCCCGACGGGCGCGACAGCCAGTACTACGGCGACCACCCGCAGGACTGGAACCCCTACCACCCGGCCGCCGCCCGCCCCCTGGCCTATGTCGCCGAGGAGCTGGTCCGCTCGCTCAACTACCAGGCCCAGATCACCTCGTTCGACGAGGAGTCCGGCCGCCCCGAGGGCAAGGCGCCGCCCAGCACCCCCGAGATCCTCCTCGTCGACCGCTGGGCCCTCCAGGACGAGGACCGCAGACGCCGGCTCGCCGCCTTCGACGCGGAGGACCGGCCCTGGGTGACCATGGTCGTGCCGTGGAGCCGCGAGGACCACCAGAGCCGGGCGGCGGAGACCGAACTGACCCAGAAACTGGAAGCGACCATGCCGGCCAAGATGCGCCACGGACGGGCCTTCTGCCGGGCCGCCGCCCGGGGCGTGCCGACGATGGAGGCGTTCGGCCAGATCCTGCCCCAGGTCGTCGAGGTCGCCGCCCAGCAGTATCTGCGGCACGCCACGGCCTACCCGCCGGGCCCCGGTGGCGGCGGCCACGGCGAACGGACCCGGCTCACCGGCCCCATGGGCCACACCAGCTTCACCCCCGACCCGCACGACCCTGCGACGGAAGCGGAGGACCTATGA
- the fxsT gene encoding FxSxx-COOH system tetratricopeptide repeat protein: MSAGRDGRIVTFYSYKGGTGRTMALANTAWILAANGKRVLAVDWDLEAPGLHRFFHPFLEPATLGATTGVIDLITEYAWAATSPAQRADDWHRDYARIQPHAVSLTPEVLGWEFPKGGTLDFVSAGRQNREYSATVSTFDWDNFYDRLGGGHFFDALREDMKTHYDYVLIDSRTGLSDIADICTVHLPDVLVDCFTLSDQSIDGAASVARQISERYTGRPIRIFPVPMRIDEGEKEKADAGRALARLKFDRLPHDLSGDELTAYWGAVEIPYRPYYAYEETLATFGDEAGLTNSLLSAFERLTAVITDREITSMPPVGEEVRLRIRDAFTRRRPALPADLLLSYVAENRMWADWIEAVLTRAGFRVVPRDVSAERPPEEGALTTETAARTVVLLSTAYLKSQRAVDLWQRAVAEDPGGGRRQLLPLRVGDVRLTAPYIDRNPVDLFRLDEVHATTALMRALDRPVQLVDGMTPGPRFPGTVPRIWNVPPRNPGFTGRSLVLERMRDQLGGGMAVVLPQPQTLYGLGGVGKTQVALEYVHRFMADYDLVWWISSEQSDDVIASLAELAVRLGAQGGEDMAAASQEAVDLLRRGVPSDRWLLVFDNADDPETLRRHFPQGGSGHILVTSRNQSWSQHGDALPVDVFLREESVEHLQRRAPGLSDEDADQVATAVGDLPLAVEQAAAWIAETATPIDTYLEQLARQAPQVLALNQPAGYPEPVAATWNISIARLKERSPAAVRLLQLCAFFAPEPISANLLYSKEMIEALKPYDSSLQEKLVLGRVIREIGRFALAKVDQVSNSIQVHRLVQAVIKAQLSEEEQREARHVVHRILAGARPDDDEPIDNPETWPRFATIWPHLGPSDARHCKEPETRRLLIDRVRYLWKRGDVRTAWTLGEELRQTWLEMLGERDLQYLYLCFHLSNILRTRGRYVEAKELDEFTLHRQREVLGPEHPHTYMTTSSLAIDLGLLGDYEQAIELATEAHEGFGQIFHDSHPRTLAAANNLALNLRSIGQYARAREIDQDVYDRRTEVLGAKHPYSLSSAMNLARDLREVGRYEDSVGLLSRTYESFKETLGRTYPTTLSAAKSLAVSLRRAGRLEDARRLTVATRARYKAKYTSANPDSLACDLNLAADLFAAGEAVEARDTAQEVVDQYMKVPGEKHPYTLAAQNNLGVYLSGTGEAERAEQILTLVVASMRERFGREHPNTLFCVMNLANATADRGDLPLVLETEQRLAVQLRQALGAHHPESLAMISNMAATLDAMGREEEAARVRAEVVGELSRQLGDEHPLTQITRDERRFRRELEPLAV, translated from the coding sequence ATGAGTGCCGGTCGTGACGGGCGCATCGTCACCTTCTACTCGTACAAGGGCGGCACCGGGCGCACCATGGCCCTGGCCAACACCGCCTGGATCCTCGCCGCCAACGGCAAGCGGGTGCTGGCCGTCGACTGGGACCTGGAGGCACCCGGACTCCACCGGTTCTTCCACCCCTTCCTCGAACCCGCCACCCTCGGCGCCACCACCGGCGTGATCGACCTGATCACCGAGTACGCCTGGGCCGCGACCAGCCCCGCCCAGCGCGCCGACGACTGGCACCGCGACTACGCCCGCATCCAGCCGCACGCCGTCTCCCTCACCCCGGAGGTGCTGGGCTGGGAGTTCCCCAAGGGCGGCACGCTCGACTTCGTCTCCGCCGGACGGCAGAACCGCGAGTACTCCGCCACCGTCTCCACCTTCGACTGGGACAACTTCTACGACCGGCTCGGCGGCGGCCACTTCTTCGACGCGCTGCGCGAGGACATGAAGACCCACTACGACTACGTCCTCATCGACAGCCGGACCGGTCTCAGCGACATCGCGGACATCTGCACCGTCCACCTCCCCGACGTCCTCGTTGACTGCTTCACCCTCAGCGACCAGTCCATCGACGGCGCCGCCTCCGTCGCCCGCCAGATCTCCGAGCGCTACACCGGCCGCCCGATCCGCATCTTCCCCGTCCCGATGCGCATCGACGAGGGCGAGAAGGAGAAGGCGGACGCCGGACGGGCGCTGGCCCGGCTCAAGTTCGACCGGCTGCCCCACGACCTGTCCGGCGACGAACTCACCGCCTACTGGGGCGCGGTGGAGATCCCCTACCGCCCCTACTACGCCTACGAGGAGACGCTCGCCACCTTCGGGGACGAGGCCGGTCTCACCAACTCCCTGCTCTCCGCCTTCGAACGGCTCACCGCCGTCATCACCGACCGCGAGATCACCTCGATGCCCCCGGTCGGAGAAGAGGTGCGGCTGCGCATCCGGGACGCCTTCACCCGCCGCCGACCCGCCCTCCCCGCCGACCTCCTCCTCAGCTATGTGGCGGAGAACCGGATGTGGGCCGACTGGATCGAAGCGGTCCTCACCCGGGCCGGCTTCCGGGTCGTCCCGCGCGACGTCTCCGCCGAACGGCCCCCGGAGGAAGGGGCGCTCACCACCGAGACCGCCGCCCGCACCGTGGTGCTCCTCTCCACCGCCTACCTCAAGTCGCAGCGCGCGGTCGACCTGTGGCAGCGGGCGGTCGCCGAGGACCCGGGCGGCGGCCGGCGCCAGCTGCTGCCGCTGCGCGTCGGGGACGTACGCCTGACCGCCCCGTACATCGACCGCAATCCGGTCGACCTCTTCCGCCTCGACGAGGTGCACGCCACCACCGCCCTGATGCGCGCCCTGGACCGGCCCGTCCAGCTGGTCGACGGGATGACCCCCGGACCGCGCTTCCCCGGCACCGTACCGAGGATCTGGAACGTACCGCCCCGCAACCCCGGCTTCACCGGGCGCTCCCTCGTCCTGGAGCGCATGCGCGACCAGCTCGGCGGCGGCATGGCCGTGGTCCTGCCGCAGCCCCAGACGCTGTACGGACTCGGCGGCGTCGGCAAGACCCAGGTCGCCCTGGAGTACGTGCACCGCTTCATGGCCGACTACGACCTGGTCTGGTGGATATCGTCCGAGCAGTCCGACGACGTCATCGCCTCCCTCGCCGAACTCGCCGTCCGGCTCGGCGCCCAGGGCGGCGAGGACATGGCGGCCGCCTCCCAGGAGGCCGTCGACCTGCTGCGCCGCGGGGTGCCCTCCGACCGCTGGCTGCTCGTCTTCGACAACGCCGACGACCCCGAGACCCTGCGCCGCCACTTCCCGCAGGGCGGCTCCGGCCACATCCTGGTCACCTCCCGCAACCAGAGCTGGTCCCAGCACGGGGACGCCCTGCCCGTCGACGTCTTCCTCCGCGAGGAGTCCGTCGAACACCTCCAGCGCCGCGCCCCCGGGCTGAGCGACGAGGACGCGGATCAGGTGGCCACCGCCGTGGGCGACCTGCCGCTCGCCGTCGAACAGGCGGCGGCCTGGATCGCGGAGACCGCCACCCCCATCGACACCTACCTCGAACAGCTCGCCCGCCAGGCGCCCCAGGTCCTCGCCCTCAACCAGCCCGCGGGCTACCCGGAACCGGTCGCCGCCACCTGGAACATCTCCATAGCCCGGCTCAAGGAGCGCTCACCGGCCGCGGTGCGCCTCCTCCAGCTCTGCGCCTTCTTCGCCCCCGAGCCGATCTCCGCCAACCTGCTCTACAGCAAGGAGATGATCGAGGCGCTGAAGCCGTACGACTCCTCGCTCCAGGAGAAGCTGGTGCTGGGCCGGGTCATCCGGGAGATCGGCCGGTTCGCCCTCGCCAAGGTCGACCAGGTCTCCAACTCCATCCAGGTCCACCGCCTGGTCCAGGCCGTGATCAAGGCCCAGCTCAGCGAGGAGGAGCAGCGCGAGGCCCGCCATGTCGTCCACCGCATCCTGGCCGGGGCACGGCCCGACGACGACGAGCCGATCGACAACCCGGAGACCTGGCCGCGCTTCGCCACGATCTGGCCGCACCTCGGCCCCTCCGACGCCCGCCACTGCAAGGAGCCCGAGACCCGCAGGCTTCTCATCGACCGGGTCCGCTACCTGTGGAAGCGCGGTGACGTCAGGACCGCGTGGACGCTGGGGGAGGAACTGCGGCAGACCTGGCTGGAGATGCTGGGCGAGCGCGATCTGCAGTACCTCTACCTCTGCTTCCACCTCTCCAACATCCTGCGCACGCGCGGGCGTTACGTGGAGGCCAAGGAGCTGGACGAGTTCACCCTGCACCGGCAGCGGGAGGTCCTCGGCCCCGAGCACCCGCACACCTACATGACCACCAGCAGCCTGGCGATCGACCTGGGGCTGCTCGGGGACTACGAGCAGGCGATCGAGCTGGCCACCGAGGCCCACGAGGGGTTCGGCCAGATCTTCCACGACTCGCACCCCAGGACCCTGGCGGCCGCCAACAACCTGGCCCTGAACCTGCGGAGCATCGGCCAGTACGCGCGGGCCCGCGAGATCGACCAGGACGTCTACGACCGGCGCACCGAGGTGCTGGGCGCCAAGCACCCCTACTCCCTCTCCTCCGCCATGAACCTCGCCCGCGACCTGCGCGAGGTGGGGCGGTACGAGGACTCCGTGGGGCTGCTCAGCCGCACCTACGAGAGCTTCAAGGAGACGCTCGGCCGCACCTATCCGACGACGCTGAGCGCGGCCAAGAGCCTGGCGGTGTCGCTGCGGCGGGCCGGCCGGCTGGAGGACGCCCGCCGGCTGACGGTCGCCACCCGCGCCCGGTACAAGGCGAAGTACACCTCCGCCAACCCCGACTCGCTGGCCTGCGACCTCAACCTGGCGGCGGACCTGTTCGCCGCGGGGGAGGCGGTGGAGGCCCGGGACACCGCCCAGGAGGTGGTGGACCAGTACATGAAGGTGCCGGGGGAGAAGCACCCGTACACCCTGGCGGCCCAGAACAACCTGGGCGTCTACCTCTCGGGGACCGGGGAGGCGGAGCGGGCGGAGCAGATCCTGACGCTGGTGGTGGCCTCGATGCGGGAGCGGTTCGGCCGGGAACACCCGAACACGCTCTTCTGCGTCATGAACCTGGCCAACGCCACGGCGGACCGGGGCGACCTCCCGCTGGTCCTGGAGACGGAACAGCGGCTGGCGGTCCAACTGCGCCAGGCGCTGGGGGCGCACCACCCCGAGTCCCTGGCGATGATCTCCAACATGGCGGCGACCCTGGATGCGATGGGCCGCGAGGAGGAGGCCGCGCGGGTGCGGGCCGAGGTGGTGGGCGAACTCTCCCGGCAGCTCGGGGACGAACACCCGCTGACCCAGATAACCCGCGACGAACGCCGCTTCCGGAGGGAGCTGGAGCCGCTGGCCGTATGA